The genome window TCCGCTACGAGACCACGCCCGACGGCATCGCCAAGATCACCATCGACCGCCCCGAGGTGCACAACGCTTTCCGGCCCCAGACGCTGATCGAGGTCTCAGAGGCACTGGTGATCGCCCGCGAGGACGAATCCGTCGGCGTCATCATCCTCACCGGGGCCGGTGACCAGGCCTTCTGTTCCGGCGGGGACCAGCGTGTGCGGGGGAACAGCGGATATCAGACGGCACCGGGGGCCACGGGGCGGTTCCACGTGACCGACCTGCACGTGCAGATGCGCCGGTGTCCCAAACCGATCGTGGCCATGGTCGCCGGCTGGGCCATCGGTGGCGGCCACATCCTGCAGATGGTGTGCGACCTGTCCATCGCCGCGGACAACGCCCGCTTCGGACAGGTCGGTCCGCGCGTCGGCTCCTTCGACGGCGGCTTCGGCGCCTCCCTCCTGACTGAACTGGTGGGGGCGCGCAAGGCCAAGGAGATCTGGTTCCTGTGCCGTCAGTACACCGCCGAGCAGGCCCTCGAGATGGGGCTCGTCAACACCGTGGTGCCGCTGGAGCAGCTCGAGCAGCAGACACAGTCCTGGTGCCGCGAGATGCTGGCCTTGTCCCCGTACGCGCTGCGCCTCATGAAGGCCTCCTTCCACGCGGCCGAAGACGGCTTCGCGGGCATCCAGCAGCTGGCCCATGACGCCAACCTGCTGTTCTACG of Citricoccus sp. K5 contains these proteins:
- the menB gene encoding 1,4-dihydroxy-2-naphthoyl-CoA synthase, giving the protein MTETTAPETWTASGTYEDIRYETTPDGIAKITIDRPEVHNAFRPQTLIEVSEALVIAREDESVGVIILTGAGDQAFCSGGDQRVRGNSGYQTAPGATGRFHVTDLHVQMRRCPKPIVAMVAGWAIGGGHILQMVCDLSIAADNARFGQVGPRVGSFDGGFGASLLTELVGARKAKEIWFLCRQYTAEQALEMGLVNTVVPLEQLEQQTQSWCREMLALSPYALRLMKASFHAAEDGFAGIQQLAHDANLLFYGTEEAQEGREAFKAKREPDFSRFPRRA